In the genome of Telluria mixta, the window CGCCGTTCTCGCCCAGCACCATGACGTTGGCCTCGGTGGGCGCGACACCCGCGATCACCGCCTTCACCTCGCGCATCGGCGCGGCGTCTCCCATCAGGGCCGACGCGCCGGGCACGTTCGCGGCCGCGCGGCGCGCCAGCGCGGCATCGACGGCGGCGGCAAGGCGCGCGTTGTCCCAGGGCTTGGTGATGAAGTCGACGGCGCCGCGCTTCAGCGCCTCCACAGCGAGCGGCACGTCGGCATACGCGGTCAGCGCGATCACGGCCGGCGGCCTTGCCAGCGTGCGCAGGCGATCGAGCACGGCGAGTCCCTCGGCACCGTCGATGCGGCCTGGCGTGAAGTTCAGGTCGAGCAGGACGACGTCCGGCACGCCGTCCGCCAGCAGCGCGTCGAGGCGCGCCGGATCGTCGAGCGTCGCCACCGCGCCATGGCGGCGGCGCAGCAGCATCTGCGCGGCACAGGCGACGTCGCGGTCGTCGTCGAGGATCAGGAGGCGGGTGCGGGGTTCAACCATCGGACCATTCTAGCAGCGCGCATGGCCGCGTTGAACTGCCCGGCGGTCACCTGTCCGGAAGCGCACAGGGCACCTGTCCGGTTCCGGACAATCGCGCCGTAAAACCGGTGCCGGCGCAGGCAAAAACGGCGTGGCACGGCGCTTGCAAACCCTGCCGGCATGACCACGAATCCTTCTCCCCACCTCGTCACCGGCGCCGCCATGGACGTGCGCGTACCCGTCCGGCGCGGCCGGCTCGTTCTGCGCGCCGGCGCGCTGCTGGCCGCCCTCTCCCTGGCCGCCTTCGCGGCGTGGCAGGCCTTGCCGCACGGCCTGCAGGTGGCGGCGCGCGACGTGCGCATCGCCCGCGTGGCGCCCGGCGTGTTCCGCGACGAGATCGTCGTGCGCGCCAGCGCCGAGCCGCTGCGCGCCATCGTGCTCGACTCGGTCGAATCCGGCCGCGTCGAGGAAGTGATCGCGCACGACGGCCAGCACGTGGCGAAGGGCGACTTGCTATTCCGCCTGTCGAACCCGCAGCGCAACCTGGAACTGCTGGCGCGCCAGACCGAATACGCGCAACAGATCTCGAACCTCGCGACCCTGCGCGTGGCCCAGGAAGCCAGCCGCAGCGACCACCAGCGCCGCCTGGCCGACCTGGAATTCGCGCTGGAGCAGGCGCGCAAGCAGCATGCGCGGAACGCCGGCCTGGCGGCACGCGGCTTCCTGTCGGCGGCCGCGCTGGAGGATGCCGCCGACAAGCTCGCGCAGCAGCGCCGCCTGCTGCACGACGAACGGGCCAGCAGCGCCGCCGAGGAACAGGTGCGCGTACGCGTGTTGCAGCAGATCGAAGGCGTGATCGCGGGCCTGCAGGCAGGCCTGAAGCTCGTGAACGCGACCGTCGACGCGCTCGCCGTGCGCGCCCCGGCCGCCGGCGTGCTGACCGATTTCCGGCTGCTCGTCGGCGAGACGGTGCGCCCCGACCAGCGCCTCGGCCGCATCGACGATCCGCAGCGCTTCAAGCTCGTCGCGCAGGTCGACGAGTTCTATCTCAGCCGCGTCGCGGCGGGACGTCCCGGCCAGGTTGTCCAGGACGGCGATAAATATCCGCTGCGCGTCGCCACGATCTACCCGCAGGTCAAGGACGGCCGCTTCACCGTCGAGATGGTCTTCACGGCTGCACAACCGCCCGTGATCAGCCCCGGCCAGGGCCTGGACGCGCGGCTGACGCTGGGCGAGCCGGCCCGGGCCCTGCTGCTGCCCCCGGGCGCCTATGCCGGCGACGGCGGCGGCGCCTGGGTGTTCGTGGTGGCGCCGGACGGCCGCCATGCCGAACGGCGCACGGTGCGCCTCGGGCGCCGCAACGACACGCAGGTGGAAGTCCTGTCCGGGCTGGCCGCCGGCGAGGACGTCATCGTGTCCGGCTACACGTCGTTCGGCAAGGCCGGGCAGCTGGAATTGACGAAGTAACCCGCACCCTCCAACATCACATCAACAACGAAGGAACGACATGCTCCGACTATCAGGCGTCAGCAAGATCCACACGGCGGGCGAAGTCCGCACCACCGCCCTCGACCGCATCGACCTCGAGATCGCGGCCGGCGAATACGTCGCCATCACGGGGCCGTCCGGCTGCGGCAAGTCCACGCTGCTGTCGCTCCTCGGCCTGCTCGACGTGCCGACGTCCGGCGAATACTGGTTCGAAGGCCGCAACGTGGCCGGCTGGAGCGAGGCGAAGCTGAACGCGCTGCGGCGCGGGAAGATCGGCTTCATTTTCCAGAGCTTCAACCTGATCGAGGAATTGACCGTGTTCGAGAACGTCGAACTCGCGCTCGAATACACGGGCATGCCCGCGGCCGAGCGCCGGCGGCGCGTGCGCGACATGCTCGAGCGCCTGGGCGTGGCGCACCGCGCCGGGCACCGGCCGTCGCAGCTCTCGGGCGGCCAGCAGCAGCGCGTGGCGATCGCGCGCGCCCTCGTGGCCGGGCCGGCCATGCTGCTGGCGGACGAACCGACCGGCAACCTCGACACGGCCCACGGCGACGAGGTCATGCGCCTGCTGCGCACCATCAACGCCGAGGGCACGACCGTCGTGATGGTCACGCACTCGCCGGCGCACGCGGCGCAGGCGTCGCGCACCCTGCGCCTGCTCGACGGCCGCATCGTCGTCGACGCGCTGCTGGCGGCATGAGGGGGACACGATGAACCTGCGCGATTTCCGCATCGGCTGGCGCCTGCTCGTCAAGGAGCCCGCATATTCCGCAGTGGTGGTGCTCGGCCTCGCGGTCGGCATCGCCGTGTGCTTTTTGCTGCTCGGCTTCGTCCGGCACTCGTTCTCGTACGACGAGCACGTGCCGGAACGCGAGCGCGTGGTCCAGTTGCAGGAGCGCTGGAACCTCGCCCTGCTCGGCAACGACTGGGGCACGACCGCCAGCTTGCCCGCGCGCGACGCGGCGCTGGCCAGCGGCCAGAAGGTGCTCGCCACCGCCTTCCTCGACCGCGGCGTCAACGTACGCGCGGGCGGCCGGGCCCTTGCCTTCGGCGTCGCGCTGGTGGATCCCGACTTCGAGAAGATCTTCGCGCCGCGCGTCCTGGCGGGCGACCTGCACGCGGCCCTCACGCGGCCGGAGGCGCTGGCGCTGACGGCGGACACCGCCCTGAAGGTATTCGGCCGCGTCGACGTGGTCGGGCGCACGCTGCAGGGCGACGGCCAGACGTACGTGGTGGCGGCCGTCGTCGCCAACCCGCCGGCCGCCACCACGCTGCCTTACGAGGCACTGGCCGGCACGGGCGGCGTGATCCTGCCGCCCGACGCGCGCCGGTTCGCCGGGGTCGCCTGGGGCTTTTCGCCCGGCCGGGTCTACCTCAAGCTGCTGCCGGGCGCCGACGCCGGCGCGGTGCTGGACGCGCTGCGGCGCGGCCTGCGCGCATCGCCGCTCGTACAGCGCGACTATGCCCAGCAGGTCGCGGCGCTGGGCGGGCGCGACCTGATCGATTACCGGCTGCAGCCGATCGCCGACGTGTACCTCGCGCCCGACCTGAACGACCTGTTCGCGCCGCACGGCAACCGCCACGGCGTGATCGGGCTGGGTGCCGTCGCCGTGCTGGTGCTGCTGCTGGCCGCGACCAACTACGTCAACCTGGCCACCGTGCGCACCTTGGCGCGCCAGCGCGAGATCGCCGTGCGCAAGGTGCTGGGCGCGTCGGCGCCGGCCGTGGCGCGCCAGTTCCTGGCCGAGTCGGTGCTGGTCTGCCTGCTCGCGACGGTCCTCGGCCTGCTGCTGGCGTGGCTGCTGCTGCCGGTCTTTGCCGACCTGGTACAGCGCAAGCTGGACGGCATGTTCAACGTTGTGTCGCTAGCGGCGACGCTGGCATTGGGCGTACTGCTTGGCCTGGCCGCCGGCGCCTATCCCACCTGGTCGGCGCTGCGCGTGCGCGCCACCGCCGCCCTGGCCGGGCGCGGGTCGAGCGAGACCGCGCGCGGTTTGTGGATCCGGCGTACGCTGACGGCGCTGCAGTTCGGCGTCGCCATCGGCCTGACCGCCACGACGCTCGCCGTCGCGTGGCAGACGCGCTACGCCAGCACGCTCGATCCCGGCTTCGATACCGCGCCGCTCCTGATGTTCCCGGCCGCGAACGACATGCGCGATCCGCGCACGCGCGCCCTGCGCGACGCGATCGCGCGCCTGCCGGGTGTCGCGGGCGTGGCGGTCTCGCACTTGCCGTTCAGCGTCGGCCACAACATCGTCACCTTGCGCCGCGCCGGCGGCACGGCCACCGACATCAACCTGTACGCGGTGAGTCCCGAATTCTTCGACGTCTACGGCGTCAAACCGGTGGCCGGGCGCCTGTTTGCTCTCGCGTTCGACAAGTTCGGCGACGAGGACCGTGTGGTGATCAATGCGGCGGCCGCGCGCCAGCTCGGTTTTCCCACGCCGCGCGATGCGGTCGGGCAGATGGTGACCAATACGGCGGGCGACAACCGGCCGAAGCGGATCGTGGGTGTGGCGCCGGACCTGCGCCAGCGGTCGGCACGCGACGGCCAGCAGCCGAGTGTGTTCTTCCTGAACGATCGCGTGGGCGGGTTCACGGTCCGCTGCAGCGGGAACGTCGATGACGTCAGGCGCGCCATCGAAGCCCTGTGGCCGCGCTACTTCCCCAACGAGCCCGTGGACGTGGTGCGCATGCCAACGCTGATCACCGACATCTTCTACGCCGACGACCTGCGCCTGGCCAGGCTGCTGGCGGCGGCGAGCGCGATCGCGACGGCGATCGCCGCCTTCGGCATCTACGTGCTGGCCGCGTACAGCGTGCGCCGGCGCGAGCGGGAGATCGTGCTGCGCAAGCTGTATGGGGCCGGCCCCGCGGCGATCGCAACACTGGTGGCGCGCGAGTTCGCCGCGCTGGTCGGTGCCGGCGCGGTGCTGGGATTACCGTTCGCGTGGGTGGCGATCCAGCGCTGGCTGGGCGCCTTCACCGAGCGTGCGCCGATCGGCGCCTGGACGCTCGTCGCCGCGCTGCTGGTGGCGGGCGTGGTGGCGCTGGTGTCGACCCTGCGCCACGCACTGGCGGCGGTGCGGATCCGTCCCGCTAGCGCGCTGCGCGAATGAATCAGCAGGCCGCGCTGCCGCAGACTTTAACCAGTTCGACTTCGAACACGAGGCCGGTGTTGCCCGGGATCGCGCCCGGCACGCCGCCCGCGCCGTAACCCAGGCTGCTCGGGATCAGGATCGTGCGCTTGCCGCCGACCTTCATGCCCTGCACGCCCTGGCCGAAGCCGGGAATCACGGATTCGTTGGTGCCGACGGCGCCGATGACGAAGGTGAACGGCTTGCCGGGCTGCGAAGAGTCGAACTTGGTGCCCTTGAAGTCGGCGGCGGCGGCGCTGTACAGCCAGCCCGTGTAATTGACCTGCACGCGCGCACCGTTGACGGCTTCGGCGCCCGTACCGATCGAGATGTCGGTCTTGGTCAGTGCGGCGGGATTGTTGACGACGGGAGGGGTGGTGCTGCCCGAATCGCCACCGCCGCCGCATGCGGACAGGCTCAGGAGGGCGGCGAAGGCGGCGGCCAGCGGGAAGGACAGTTTCATGGGACTCCTACGGGACAGATTGGATGGTTGATCGGTGGAAGACCGAACCTTACCAACCCGTCCTGCAAGCGTCTGTTGCGTATTTGTATGCCTTTGTAATTCAGATCTCGACCTGGGTGCCCAGCTCGATCACGCGGTTGGTCGGGATTTGATAATAATCCGCGGCCGTGCGGGCGTTGCGCTGCATCGCGACGTACAGGTGCTCCCTCCACGGCATCATGCCCTGCCCCGGCACCGAGATCACGGTCTGGCGCGCGATGAAGAACGACGTCTCCATCATCTCGAATTCGAGGCTCTTGGCGGCGCACAGGCGCAGGATGTCCGGGATGTTGGCCTCGTCCTTGAAGCCATAGGCCACGTTCAGCTGGTAGCAGTTGTGGCCCAGCGGGACGACCTCGACCTGCTCGCTTTCGGGCACGTACGGCTCTTCGCGAATGTGCACGGTGAGGAACACGACGCGCTCGTGCAGCACCTTGTTGTGCAGGAGGTTGTGCAGCAGCGCGTGCGGCACGCCGTCCGTTTCGCTGCGCAGGAAGATGGCGGTGCCGGCCACGCGCGCGGGCGGTGCCACGAACAGCGACTGGAGGAAGTCGTCGAGCGGGATCGCGTGCTTTTCCAGGTTCTCGAACACCAGTTCGCGGCCGCGCTTCCAGGTCAGCATGATCGTCAGCAGGACCGCGCCGAGCAGCAGCGGGAACCAGCCGCCGTGCAGCAGCTTCAGGGTGCTCGCCGAGAACAGCATGATGTCCATCACCATGAAGAAGCCGGTGGCGCCGAAGCAGAGCCACAGCGGCAGGTGCCAGCGGTAACGGATCACGAAGAACGTCAGGATCGTCGTCGCGAACATGGTCGCCGTCACCGCGATGCCGTAGGCGCCGGCCAGCTTGTCCGACGAACCGAAGCCGACGACCGCCAGCAGCACGACGATCAGCTGCAGCCAGTTCACGGCCGGGATATAGATCTGGCCGATCTCGCTCTCCGACGTGTGCATCACGCGCATGCGCGGCAACAGGCCCAGTGCGATCGCTTGCCGCGTCATCGAGAACGTGCCGGAGATCGTGGCCTGCGACGCGATCACGGTCGCCATCGTCGACAGCAGCACGAGCGGCAGCACGCTCCAGCTGCCCAGCTGGTGGAAGAACGGGTTCTCGAGCGCTTCCGGATGCGTGATCAGGAGGCCACCCTGGCCCAGGTAGTTCAGGGCCAGCGCGGGGAACACGACCATGAACCAGGCGAAGCGGATCGGCTTCTTGCCGAAGTGGCCCATGTCCGCGTACAGCGCCTCGGCGCCGGTGAACGCCAGCACGACGGCACCCAGCGCGACGAACGCGATCATTTTCTCGCGCAGCATGAACTGGAACGCGTGCAGCGGGTTCAGCGCATGCAGGATCACGGGCGCCTGCACGATGTTGATGACGCCCATGACGGCCAGCGCCACGAACCACACGACCATGATCGGGCCGAACCAGCGGCCGATGCCGGCCGTGCCGTGGCGCTGCACGCTGTACAGCCCCACCAGCACGACGATCGTCAGCGGCACGACGTATTTTTCCAGACCGGGCGTGGCCACTTCGAGACCTTCGATCGCGCCCAGCACGGAGATCGCCGGCGTGATCACGCTGTCGCCGTAGAACATGGTGGCGCCGAACACGCCCAGCACCATCAGCACGTAGTGCCAGCGCGACGTGCGCGTGACGGAGTTCAGCGCGAGCGCCATCAGGGCCATGATGCCGCCCTCGCCGCGGTTGTCGGCGCGCAGCACCAGCGTGACGTATTTGAGCGAGACGATCATCGTCAGGCCCCAGAAGATCAGGGACACGATGCCCAGCAGGTTCGGCGTGCTCAGGGCCAGGCCGTGGACGGGATCGAAGATGGTCTTGAGCGTGTACAGCGGACTGGTGCCGATGTCGCCGTAGACGATACCGACCGCCGCCAGCGTCAGCCCTGCCAGGCTGCTTTTCTTATGTTCTGCCGTCAAGGTTTCACCGTTTTGTTGTTCTGGTGCGTTGCACAATAGAATAATTGACAAGGAAAGACAAGAGCGCGTCCTTTTGCCCGGACGCTATTCTCTCAAAGTCTGCATCAATGGAAGCGGACCGAGCGCACGCCTCGGCTGCCGGAAAACCGGACCCGCCAGCAAGGCCGCGTCCGTTCAGGGATAATGTCAGACCGTTCACCCGTATCACGCCTCCCATGAACACCGGCATCCTGTCCGCCGCCCTCGCCTTCCTGTGCTGGGGCCTGTTTCCGTTGTATTTCCACGCCATCGACGAAGTGCCGCCGCTGCAGATCCTCGCGCACCGCATGCTGTGGTCGCTGCTGTTCCTCGTGATCGTACTCGCCGTGCGCCGCCAGTGGGCCTGGCTGAACCTCGTGCGCCAGCCGCGCGTGTTCGGCAGCTTCGTCGCATCGGCCCTGCTGCTCAGCGTCAACTGGCTCATCTACATCTGGGCCGTGAACAACGGCCACGTCATCGAGGCGAGCCTCGGCTATTTCATCAATCCGCTCGTCAACATCATGTTCGGCTCGATGCTGTTGAAGGAACGCCTGCGGCGCACGCAATGGATGGCGATCGGCGTCGCGGCGCTGGGCGTTGCCTGGCTGACGTGGCAGGCCGGCAACGTTCCCTGGATTGCGCTGGCGCTGGCCGTGTCGTTCGGCGGCTACGGCCTGCTGCGCAAGACGGCCGCGCTCGGCGCTTTGGAGGGGCTGTCGTTCGAGACGATGGTCCTGTTCCCGCTCGCGGCTGCCTACGTCGTCTGGCTCAGCGTACACGGCCAGAACACCTTCATCAACACGGATTCGAACACGACGCGCCTGCTGCTCGTCGCGGCCGGACCGATCACGGCGATCCCGCTGCT includes:
- a CDS encoding efflux RND transporter periplasmic adaptor subunit, which produces MTTNPSPHLVTGAAMDVRVPVRRGRLVLRAGALLAALSLAAFAAWQALPHGLQVAARDVRIARVAPGVFRDEIVVRASAEPLRAIVLDSVESGRVEEVIAHDGQHVAKGDLLFRLSNPQRNLELLARQTEYAQQISNLATLRVAQEASRSDHQRRLADLEFALEQARKQHARNAGLAARGFLSAAALEDAADKLAQQRRLLHDERASSAAEEQVRVRVLQQIEGVIAGLQAGLKLVNATVDALAVRAPAAGVLTDFRLLVGETVRPDQRLGRIDDPQRFKLVAQVDEFYLSRVAAGRPGQVVQDGDKYPLRVATIYPQVKDGRFTVEMVFTAAQPPVISPGQGLDARLTLGEPARALLLPPGAYAGDGGGAWVFVVAPDGRHAERRTVRLGRRNDTQVEVLSGLAAGEDVIVSGYTSFGKAGQLELTK
- a CDS encoding ABC transporter ATP-binding protein is translated as MLRLSGVSKIHTAGEVRTTALDRIDLEIAAGEYVAITGPSGCGKSTLLSLLGLLDVPTSGEYWFEGRNVAGWSEAKLNALRRGKIGFIFQSFNLIEELTVFENVELALEYTGMPAAERRRRVRDMLERLGVAHRAGHRPSQLSGGQQQRVAIARALVAGPAMLLADEPTGNLDTAHGDEVMRLLRTINAEGTTVVMVTHSPAHAAQASRTLRLLDGRIVVDALLAA
- a CDS encoding ABC transporter permease, whose amino-acid sequence is MNLRDFRIGWRLLVKEPAYSAVVVLGLAVGIAVCFLLLGFVRHSFSYDEHVPERERVVQLQERWNLALLGNDWGTTASLPARDAALASGQKVLATAFLDRGVNVRAGGRALAFGVALVDPDFEKIFAPRVLAGDLHAALTRPEALALTADTALKVFGRVDVVGRTLQGDGQTYVVAAVVANPPAATTLPYEALAGTGGVILPPDARRFAGVAWGFSPGRVYLKLLPGADAGAVLDALRRGLRASPLVQRDYAQQVAALGGRDLIDYRLQPIADVYLAPDLNDLFAPHGNRHGVIGLGAVAVLVLLLAATNYVNLATVRTLARQREIAVRKVLGASAPAVARQFLAESVLVCLLATVLGLLLAWLLLPVFADLVQRKLDGMFNVVSLAATLALGVLLGLAAGAYPTWSALRVRATAALAGRGSSETARGLWIRRTLTALQFGVAIGLTATTLAVAWQTRYASTLDPGFDTAPLLMFPAANDMRDPRTRALRDAIARLPGVAGVAVSHLPFSVGHNIVTLRRAGGTATDINLYAVSPEFFDVYGVKPVAGRLFALAFDKFGDEDRVVINAAAARQLGFPTPRDAVGQMVTNTAGDNRPKRIVGVAPDLRQRSARDGQQPSVFFLNDRVGGFTVRCSGNVDDVRRAIEALWPRYFPNEPVDVVRMPTLITDIFYADDLRLARLLAAASAIATAIAAFGIYVLAAYSVRRREREIVLRKLYGAGPAAIATLVAREFAALVGAGAVLGLPFAWVAIQRWLGAFTERAPIGAWTLVAALLVAGVVALVSTLRHALAAVRIRPASALRE
- a CDS encoding FKBP-type peptidyl-prolyl cis-trans isomerase, which codes for MKLSFPLAAAFAALLSLSACGGGGDSGSTTPPVVNNPAALTKTDISIGTGAEAVNGARVQVNYTGWLYSAAAADFKGTKFDSSQPGKPFTFVIGAVGTNESVIPGFGQGVQGMKVGGKRTILIPSSLGYGAGGVPGAIPGNTGLVFEVELVKVCGSAAC
- a CDS encoding potassium transporter Kup — its product is MTAEHKKSSLAGLTLAAVGIVYGDIGTSPLYTLKTIFDPVHGLALSTPNLLGIVSLIFWGLTMIVSLKYVTLVLRADNRGEGGIMALMALALNSVTRTSRWHYVLMVLGVFGATMFYGDSVITPAISVLGAIEGLEVATPGLEKYVVPLTIVVLVGLYSVQRHGTAGIGRWFGPIMVVWFVALAVMGVINIVQAPVILHALNPLHAFQFMLREKMIAFVALGAVVLAFTGAEALYADMGHFGKKPIRFAWFMVVFPALALNYLGQGGLLITHPEALENPFFHQLGSWSVLPLVLLSTMATVIASQATISGTFSMTRQAIALGLLPRMRVMHTSESEIGQIYIPAVNWLQLIVVLLAVVGFGSSDKLAGAYGIAVTATMFATTILTFFVIRYRWHLPLWLCFGATGFFMVMDIMLFSASTLKLLHGGWFPLLLGAVLLTIMLTWKRGRELVFENLEKHAIPLDDFLQSLFVAPPARVAGTAIFLRSETDGVPHALLHNLLHNKVLHERVVFLTVHIREEPYVPESEQVEVVPLGHNCYQLNVAYGFKDEANIPDILRLCAAKSLEFEMMETSFFIARQTVISVPGQGMMPWREHLYVAMQRNARTAADYYQIPTNRVIELGTQVEI
- the rarD gene encoding EamA family transporter RarD encodes the protein MNTGILSAALAFLCWGLFPLYFHAIDEVPPLQILAHRMLWSLLFLVIVLAVRRQWAWLNLVRQPRVFGSFVASALLLSVNWLIYIWAVNNGHVIEASLGYFINPLVNIMFGSMLLKERLRRTQWMAIGVAALGVAWLTWQAGNVPWIALALAVSFGGYGLLRKTAALGALEGLSFETMVLFPLAAAYVVWLSVHGQNTFINTDSNTTRLLLVAAGPITAIPLLLFAAGARKIPLSIVGLLQYMSPTLQFLLGVWLFHEAFTPDRLVGFVLIWLALALFAAEGLLNRPQPVAKQA